One window of Nymphaea colorata isolate Beijing-Zhang1983 chromosome 1, ASM883128v2, whole genome shotgun sequence genomic DNA carries:
- the LOC126410290 gene encoding uncharacterized protein LOC126410290 isoform X1 — protein MRQRIVVDRLQQSLSAQINCRRNIWEYDEGPWSITRIILHHHQLATHAFASTDGFLIVLNQTIQSHRHPWRQQTTTSRRRGVSRLSIGELAAQVIKPYCQGVVKNLDPPHEVGG, from the exons ATGAGGCAGCGCATTGTTGTAGACAGGCTTCAACAGTCGTTGtctg CCCAAATTAATTGTCGTAGAAACATTTGGGAATATGATGAAGGTCCATGGTCCATTACAAGAA ttattcttcatcatcaccaactAGCAACCCATGCCTTTGCTTCGACAGATGGGTTCCTCATAGTTTTGAACCAG ACAATACAGTCTCATAGGCACCCATGGCGGCAGCAGACCACCACCAGTAGGCGGAGAGGGGTAAGTAGATTGTCCATCGGCGAGCTGGCAGCTCAG GTGATCAAGCCATACTGTCAAGGGGTCGTCAAGAATCTGGATCCTCCACATGAG GTTGGAGGATAA
- the LOC116251031 gene encoding equilibrative nucleotide transporter 3-like — translation MTAKDENAAAIPAKGKYAALVMCWILGNGSLLSWNSMLTIEDYYGYLFPRYHPSRVLTLVYQPFALGTIALLTYYEARLNTRRRNLGGYTLFFISSLLVIVLDLATSGKGGIGTYVGICAISGAFGIADAHVQGGMLGDLSLMRPEFIQSFMAGLAASGALTSALRFITKAAFENSKNGLRKGAILFFSICSTFELACVLLYAFVFPKLEIVKYYRSKAASEGSKTVSADLAAGGVLQDTAADSENPKDFQRFSNKQLLIQNIDYAIDLYLIYVLTLSIFPGFLYEDTGSHSLGSWYGLVLVASYNVSDLIGRYTPLIKMVKITSRYFLTIACLSRFLLIPAFYFTAKYGDQGWMIMLTSILGLTNGHLTVCILTEAPKGYKGPEQNALGNLLCCCLLAGIFSGVTLDWLWLIGKGW, via the exons ATGACTGCCAAGGACGAAAATGCAGCTGCCATTCCTGCTAAG GGCAAATATGCAGCACTTGTTATGTGCTGGATCCTTGGGAATGGGTCTCTGCTCTCATGGAACAGCATGCTCACAATTGAGGATTACTACGGCTACCTATTTCCT AGGTACCATCCTTCAAGGGTTCTCACATTGGTATACCAGCCATTTGCTTTGGGGACTATTGCTCTGCTCACATATTATGAAGCTAGGCTGAACACCAGGCGTCGCAACTTGGGTGGCTACACCCTATTCTTCATAAGTTCTCTTCTAGTTATAGTG TTAGATCTAGCCACGTCAGGAAAGGGAGGAATCGGTACTTATGTTGGCATTTGTGCGATTAGTGGAGCATTTGGGATAGCAGATGCTCACGTCCAGGGAGGAATGCTTGGTGACCTGTCCTTGATGCGTCCTGAATTTATACAG TCTTTCATGGCCGGTCTTGCTGCTTCTGGAGCTCTAACATCTGCTCTGAGGTTTATCACAAAAGCAGCCtttgaaaattctaaaaatggTCTTCGGAAAGGAGCAA tactctttttttctatttgttcaaCATTTGAGCTGGCATGCGTTCTGCTTTATGCATTTGTCTTCCCTAAACTAGAAATCGTGAAGTATTATCGTTCAAAGGCAGCTTCTGAAGGATCAAAAACTGTGTCAGCTGATCTTGCTGCAGGAGGTGTACTGCAAGATACTGCAGCG GACTCCGAGAATCCAAAGGACTTTCAACGCTTCAGCAATAAGCAGCTCCTTATTCAGAATATAGACTATGCCATTGATTTGTATCTGATATATGTGTTGACATTATCCATATTTCCAGGATTTCTGTATGAAGATACAGGGTCACATAGCCTAGGTTCTTG GTACGGGTTGGTTCTAGTTGCGTCTTACAATGTTTCTGATCTGATTGGGAGATATACTCCTTTGATCAAAATGGTGAAGATAACTTCTAGGTACTTCCTGACAATAGCATGCCTCTCACGGTTTCTGCTGATCCCTGCATTTTACTTTACGGCCAAGTATGGAGACCAAGGATGGATGATAATGCTGACATCAATCTTGGGGTTAACTAATGGTCACCTAACTGTCTGTATCCTTACTGAAGCACCTAAAGGTTACAAG GGACCTGAGCAGAACGCGTTGGGGAACTTGTTATGTTGTTGCCTGTTGGCCGGGATCTTCTCAGGAGTTACACTTGATTGGTTGTGGCTCATAGGAAAGGGATGGTGA
- the LOC126410290 gene encoding uncharacterized protein LOC126410290 isoform X3, with protein sequence MRQRIVVDRLQQSLSAQINCRRNIWEYDEGPWSITRIILHHHQLATHAFASTDGFLIVLNQTIQSHRHPWRQQTTTSRRRGVSRLSIGELAAQI encoded by the exons ATGAGGCAGCGCATTGTTGTAGACAGGCTTCAACAGTCGTTGtctg CCCAAATTAATTGTCGTAGAAACATTTGGGAATATGATGAAGGTCCATGGTCCATTACAAGAA ttattcttcatcatcaccaactAGCAACCCATGCCTTTGCTTCGACAGATGGGTTCCTCATAGTTTTGAACCAG ACAATACAGTCTCATAGGCACCCATGGCGGCAGCAGACCACCACCAGTAGGCGGAGAGGGGTAAGTAGATTGTCCATCGGCGAGCTGGCAGCTCAG atttga
- the LOC126410290 gene encoding uncharacterized protein LOC126410290 isoform X2, translated as MRQRIVVDRLQQSLSAQINCRRNIWEYDEGPWSITRIILHHHQLATHAFASTDGFLIVLNQTIQSHRHPWRQQTTTSRRRGVSRLSIGELAAQVGG; from the exons ATGAGGCAGCGCATTGTTGTAGACAGGCTTCAACAGTCGTTGtctg CCCAAATTAATTGTCGTAGAAACATTTGGGAATATGATGAAGGTCCATGGTCCATTACAAGAA ttattcttcatcatcaccaactAGCAACCCATGCCTTTGCTTCGACAGATGGGTTCCTCATAGTTTTGAACCAG ACAATACAGTCTCATAGGCACCCATGGCGGCAGCAGACCACCACCAGTAGGCGGAGAGGGGTAAGTAGATTGTCCATCGGCGAGCTGGCAGCTCAG GTTGGAGGATAA
- the LOC116258953 gene encoding uncharacterized protein LOC116258953, with protein sequence MAAATHPQSEPDSVGYADSVGSSPRSTTLSRGSEAEYHQRWAEDGQARVRFMCSFGGRILPRPHDNQLRYVGGETRIVAVGRNTGFAGLMAKLSKIAGDDVTVKYQLPNEDLDALISVTTDEDVENMIEEFDRLSISGGRAARLRLFLFPASSTSRSDGLGAFLDGSKRGDWFLDALNGGGSSRGGPVPELERRRSEASSVVSEVPDYLFGFDHPEAMDRDDGVQRPPAAPKSKLRPIAGDQASASESGSPAPPATPQHISTPTSAMSVPPIPDLPPLKIKPEGDPLTAPRASRAEPPNPAAEGFPNLSFSRQEQVWPYLPESHYPAGNPPVAPMPVYYIPAGAVPFSYGQPMVPTSVIPPANLPLPTVLLHRASQGQVYRSVAPETRPAAETFDYPTGMIQEGAVPQPVYYAPRMYPVGTPAASDGQLGGNAADMIGRISQTQQK encoded by the coding sequence ATGGCGGCGGCGACTCACCCTCAATCCGAGCCGGATTCCGTGGGCTACGCCGACTCAGTCGGCTCCTCCCCGCGCTCCACCACGTTGAGCCGCGGCAGCGAGGCCGAATACCACCAGAGATGGGCCGAGGATGGGCAGGCACGAGTCCGCTTCATGTGCTCCTTCGGCGGGCGGATTCTCCCCCGCCCCCACGACAACCAGCTCCGGTACGTCGGCGGAGAAACAAGGATCGTTGCCGTAGGCCGAAACACAGGATTCGCGGGCCTGATGGCGAAGCTATCGAAGATCGCCGGCGACGACGTGACCGTGAAGTACCAGCTTCCGAACGAGGACCTCGACGCCCTAATTTCTGTAACGACCGACGAGGATGTCGAGAACATGATAGAAGAGTTCGATCGCCTATCCATTTCCGGAGGTCGCGCGGCTAGACTCAGGCTATTCCTCTTTCCCGCGTCGTCCACCAGCCGATCGGACGGCCTTGGTGCCTTCCTTGATGGATCCAAGCGGGGGGATTGGTTCTTAGATGCCCTTAACGGCGGCGGATCCTCTAGGGGCGGCCCCGTTCCCGAGCTCGAGCGGCGGCGATCGGAGGCATCGTCGGTCGTATCTGAGGTGCCAGACTACCTCTTCGGCTTCGATCATCCTGAAGCCATGGACCGAGATGACGGCGTCCAGAGGCCGCCGGCCGCTCCGAAGTCAAAACTGCGGCCGATTGCCGGGGATCAGGCGTCCGCTTCCGAATCTGGATCCCCTGCACCTCCAGCAACACCTCAGCACATCTCTACACCTACTTCCGCGATGTCCGTCCCGCCGATTCCCGATCTCCCCccgctcaagatcaagccagaGGGCGATCCGCTGACCGCCCCTCGAGCAAGTAGGGCAGAACCTCCGAATCCGGCTGCCGAGGGTTTCCCGAATCTGAGCTTCTCTCGCCAAGAACAGGTGTGGCCATATCTACCCGAATCTCACTATCCCGCCGGAAACCCGCCGGTTGCGCCGATGCCGGTTTATTACATTCCGGCTGGAGCTGTCCCGTTTTCCTACGGTCAGCCGATGGTGCCGACAAGCGTAATCCCTCCAGCGAACCTGCCTCTCCCGACGGTCCTGCTGCATAGGGCCTCGCAGGGCCAAGTGTACCGAAGTGTGGCGCCGGAGACGAGGCCAGCCGCCGAGACCTTCGATTACCCGACCGGCATGATCCAGGAGGGGGCAGTTCCGCAACCGGTATACTATGCACCCAGAATGTACCCGGTGGGGACTCCGGCGGCTTCCGATGGCCAACTAGGCGGCAACGCAGCGGACATGATCGGCAGAATTTCTCAGACGCAGCAGAAATAG